A genomic window from Oceanobacillus timonensis includes:
- a CDS encoding pyridoxal-phosphate-dependent aminotransferase family protein: MNSYPEMNTPLRTIMTPGPVEVDPRVLRVMSTPILGQFDPAFTQMMNETMEMLRDVFQTKNKWAFPVDGTSRSGIEALLSSVIEPGDKVLVPIYGRFGHLLTEIAERNKAEVHTIHCEWGEVFDQEVIIEEMKKIKPKVLAVVHGETSTGCMQPLDQVGPACREADVLCIVDAVATIGGTPVKVDEWQLDAVIGGTQKCLSVPSGMAPITYNERIERILSSRKKVEKGIATADDNVETREPIQSNYFDLSQLQDYWGPRRLNHHTEATTMLYGLREGVRIVLQEGLSARFERHKLHEKALMEGIKAMGLELFNDVGWKLPMVTCIKIPDGIDGDSVRRILLEQFGIEIASSFGPLHGKIWRIGTMGYSCRKENVLFVISAMEGVLIRHGVQVNAGKGLQAALDVYESAE, encoded by the coding sequence ATGAATAGTTACCCAGAAATGAATACCCCATTACGAACAATTATGACACCAGGGCCGGTTGAGGTGGACCCAAGAGTATTGCGTGTGATGAGCACACCAATTCTTGGACAATTTGATCCAGCTTTTACACAGATGATGAATGAAACGATGGAAATGCTAAGAGATGTTTTTCAAACGAAAAATAAATGGGCTTTCCCGGTAGATGGCACATCCCGTTCTGGAATCGAGGCTTTATTAAGCAGTGTCATTGAACCAGGGGATAAAGTGCTCGTTCCTATTTATGGGAGATTCGGCCATTTACTAACTGAAATTGCTGAAAGAAATAAAGCAGAAGTTCACACCATCCATTGTGAATGGGGAGAGGTTTTTGATCAGGAAGTAATCATTGAAGAAATGAAAAAAATAAAGCCTAAAGTGCTTGCTGTCGTACATGGAGAAACCTCTACAGGGTGTATGCAGCCGTTGGATCAAGTTGGACCAGCGTGCCGGGAAGCGGACGTATTATGTATCGTAGACGCTGTTGCGACAATTGGCGGAACACCGGTAAAAGTAGATGAATGGCAACTGGATGCGGTCATTGGCGGGACGCAAAAATGTCTGTCCGTTCCTTCTGGTATGGCACCAATCACATATAATGAACGTATTGAACGTATCCTTTCATCCCGCAAAAAGGTTGAAAAAGGGATTGCAACAGCTGATGATAATGTTGAAACACGTGAACCGATTCAAAGTAATTATTTTGATTTAAGTCAGTTACAGGATTATTGGGGACCTAGAAGACTGAACCATCATACAGAAGCAACTACGATGCTGTACGGATTACGGGAAGGCGTAAGAATTGTTTTACAGGAAGGGCTGTCCGCTCGGTTTGAACGTCATAAACTGCATGAAAAGGCGCTTATGGAAGGAATAAAAGCCATGGGGCTGGAGCTGTTTAATGATGTTGGCTGGAAACTGCCGATGGTAACTTGTATAAAAATTCCAGATGGTATTGATGGGGATTCTGTCAGAAGAATACTTCTTGAACAATTTGGAATTGAAATCGCAAGTTCCTTTGGTCCTTTACATGGGAAAATATGGCGTATCGGTACGATGGGATACAGCTGCCGGAAAGAAAATGTACTATTTGTTATTTCGGCAATGGAAGGTGTATTAATCCGTCATGGAGTACAGGTGAATGCTGGAAAAGGACTGCAAGCTGCACTTGACGTATACGAGTCTGCCGAGTAA
- the arcC gene encoding carbamate kinase has translation MGENVVIALGGNAILQPNQEATYNNQLDNVVSATGHMIEIREAGHNIVITHGNGPQVGNIIVQNEAAKDTVPAFPIDVCNAESQGFIGYMLEQSLKNHISKRQISANVATLLTMVEVDKNDKAFQNPTKPIGVFFSEEEAKQMEAKGYTMTEDAGRGYRRVVPSPEPKVIHGIDEIRQLIDETIVISSGGGGIPIYRDEQDQIHGVEAVIDKDRSGLKLAQQVDADVFMMLTDVPNVYINFGKENEQKLSQVTIEEAEQYVAEDQFPAGSMLPKIQAGIEMAKLGKEAIICSLDQAVDALEGKAGTRITK, from the coding sequence ATGGGTGAAAACGTCGTTATTGCATTAGGTGGTAATGCAATTTTACAACCGAATCAAGAAGCAACCTATAATAATCAATTAGACAATGTGGTATCAGCAACAGGTCACATGATCGAAATCAGAGAAGCAGGACACAATATTGTTATTACACATGGGAATGGTCCACAAGTAGGTAATATCATCGTGCAGAATGAAGCTGCGAAAGATACGGTTCCAGCATTTCCAATCGATGTGTGTAATGCCGAATCCCAAGGATTTATCGGCTATATGCTGGAACAATCGCTAAAAAATCATATCAGCAAGCGCCAGATCAGTGCCAATGTGGCTACATTATTAACAATGGTAGAAGTGGACAAGAATGATAAAGCATTCCAAAATCCAACGAAACCAATCGGCGTATTCTTCTCAGAAGAAGAAGCAAAGCAAATGGAAGCAAAAGGCTATACCATGACAGAAGATGCAGGCCGCGGGTATAGAAGAGTTGTTCCTTCTCCAGAGCCAAAAGTAATACATGGCATTGACGAAATTCGCCAGTTAATTGATGAGACGATTGTTATCTCCTCTGGCGGCGGCGGTATCCCTATCTATCGCGATGAACAAGACCAAATCCACGGTGTAGAAGCAGTTATTGACAAAGACCGTTCCGGATTAAAACTTGCTCAACAGGTAGATGCAGATGTTTTCATGATGCTGACAGATGTACCGAATGTGTATATCAATTTCGGAAAAGAAAATGAACAAAAACTGAGCCAGGTTACGATTGAGGAAGCAGAACAATATGTAGCGGAAGATCAATTCCCTGCTGGAAGTATGCTTCCAAAAATTCAAGCAGGAATAGAAATGGCGAAATTAGGTAAAGAAGCGATTATCTGTTCATTGGATCAGGCAGTAGATGCTTTAGAAGGTAAAGCTGGTACACGTATCACAAAATAA
- a CDS encoding DUF2877 domain-containing protein yields MILEASAIGSIALQLLNEGKKFTVHSIFKKGLNIVDSNGELIFLGTDENGTFPFGILLNPQTKQTVKASIEIGDTFLVRNKHLSHNRFDITFHYAKVLPLHTDFECANINKLQENMQQISFQSYENTDFELKYVSALIQKLQDSSEKLEDDFRYFIGRGQGLTPTGDDILVGILYGHFLNPFIAPNHLETLGKLIQEPLTTIVSQRFITCALQGLFSSKITNLQYDSSLKSLNSLIEVGSSSGKDTLYGICMALNKE; encoded by the coding sequence ATGATTTTAGAGGCGAGTGCGATTGGTTCAATCGCACTCCAACTCTTGAATGAGGGGAAAAAGTTCACGGTTCATAGTATTTTTAAAAAAGGATTGAATATTGTTGACTCTAACGGTGAATTGATATTCCTTGGTACGGATGAAAACGGGACTTTTCCATTTGGAATTTTACTGAATCCACAAACGAAGCAAACGGTGAAAGCAAGTATTGAAATTGGAGATACCTTCCTAGTCCGCAATAAACATCTTTCCCACAACCGCTTTGACATCACGTTTCATTATGCAAAGGTACTTCCGTTACATACGGATTTCGAGTGTGCCAATATAAATAAATTACAAGAAAATATGCAGCAAATTTCATTTCAGTCGTATGAAAATACGGATTTTGAATTAAAATATGTGTCAGCGTTGATCCAAAAATTACAGGATTCTTCAGAGAAACTGGAAGATGATTTCAGGTACTTTATCGGGCGCGGCCAAGGATTAACCCCAACAGGTGACGATATACTGGTTGGTATATTGTATGGCCATTTTCTCAACCCCTTTATTGCACCCAATCATCTTGAAACGTTGGGAAAACTGATACAAGAACCTTTAACAACGATTGTCAGCCAACGTTTTATAACTTGTGCGCTACAAGGTTTATTTAGTTCAAAAATCACAAATTTACAATATGATTCATCTTTGAAAAGTTTGAACAGCCTGATAGAAGTAGGCTCTTCTTCTGGGAAAGATACATTATACGGAATTTGCATGGCTTTAAATAAGGAGTGA
- a CDS encoding DUF1116 domain-containing protein, with product MGYKTINEANEAVIQKIVAAAPFLTDVVPAKSVIPELEEHVLLHAGPPIKYENMTDPMQGSCIGAILFEGWAEDEEGARELLENDKITFIPCHHVNTVGPMGGITSPNMPVLVVVNKESGNEAYCQMNEGIGAVLRFGAYNDQVINRLHWMKDVLGPVLSKALKTMEGGLNVNVLIAKSIAMGDEFHQRNIAASLAFLKEVTPAISALDDVSEEKRTEVIQFLADTDQFFLNIAMATGKSMMDAAATIEHGTVVTALCRNGENFGIRIAGMGDEWFTAPVNTPQGLYFTGYSAEDANTDIGDSAITETIGVGGVAMIAAPAVTRFVGSGGFNDALETSNQMTEIYIGENPNFAIPTWDFKGACLGLDARKVVETGITPVINTGIAHKVAGFGQIGAGTVNPPIECFEKAITAYAEKLGFTE from the coding sequence ATGGGTTACAAAACAATTAATGAAGCAAATGAAGCTGTTATCCAGAAGATCGTAGCAGCTGCACCATTCTTAACGGATGTAGTGCCTGCTAAATCTGTTATTCCTGAATTGGAAGAGCATGTGCTGCTGCACGCAGGACCTCCAATTAAGTATGAAAATATGACAGATCCGATGCAAGGTTCTTGTATCGGAGCGATCCTTTTTGAAGGATGGGCAGAAGACGAAGAAGGAGCACGTGAACTGCTGGAAAATGATAAGATTACGTTTATTCCATGTCATCATGTGAATACCGTAGGACCAATGGGCGGTATCACTTCTCCTAACATGCCAGTACTTGTTGTTGTGAACAAGGAGTCTGGAAATGAAGCGTATTGCCAAATGAATGAAGGCATCGGTGCTGTATTGCGCTTTGGTGCTTATAACGATCAAGTAATTAACCGTCTGCACTGGATGAAAGATGTGCTAGGTCCAGTATTAAGTAAAGCATTGAAAACCATGGAAGGCGGCTTAAACGTGAATGTCCTGATTGCGAAATCTATCGCAATGGGAGATGAGTTCCACCAACGTAATATTGCAGCGTCATTGGCATTTTTAAAAGAAGTGACACCAGCTATTTCAGCTTTAGACGATGTTTCAGAAGAAAAAAGAACTGAAGTCATTCAATTCTTAGCTGATACGGATCAATTTTTCTTAAATATTGCGATGGCAACTGGGAAATCCATGATGGATGCGGCAGCAACCATTGAACATGGTACCGTGGTTACAGCATTATGCCGTAACGGTGAAAACTTTGGAATTCGTATTGCGGGTATGGGAGATGAATGGTTTACTGCTCCTGTTAATACACCGCAAGGATTATATTTCACTGGTTATTCAGCAGAAGATGCGAACACAGATATTGGTGACTCCGCGATTACAGAAACAATCGGCGTTGGCGGTGTAGCAATGATTGCTGCTCCTGCAGTAACACGGTTTGTTGGTTCAGGTGGATTTAACGATGCGCTTGAAACAAGTAATCAAATGACAGAAATTTATATTGGTGAAAACCCGAACTTTGCTATTCCAACTTGGGATTTCAAAGGGGCATGCTTAGGTCTTGATGCAAGAAAAGTTGTTGAAACAGGTATTACACCGGTTATCAATACTGGTATTGCGCATAAAGTTGCTGGATTCGGACAAATTGGTGCCGGTACGGTTAACCCGCCAATTGAATGTTTTGAAAAAGCAATTACAGCATATGCTGAAAAATTAGGTTTTACAGAATGA
- a CDS encoding acyl-CoA synthetase FdrA: protein MLYTIIKENTYQDSIVLMLLSNKLSAMDGVNKVSIMMGTPANKDIFKSSGLGTDELENANPNDIAIVVDTDQEEKAAEVEAEVDAELKGDSSSQEASKDQEALNWKRAMELANNPNLALISIPGQYAALEAENALNEGLHAFIFSDNVPKEDEVRLKQKAHEKGLLVMGPDCGTGIIHGLPLAFTNIVKEGDIGVVGASGTGIQEVTTIVDRYGKGVTNAIGTGGRDLSTEVGAITVLDGIKALNEDPKVNVITVISKPPAEEVQQKVLNVLRNIDKPVVTLFLGDKPAFQEENIYHAYTLEEAAVASVQLSNGEKPNFEPKLVEDINVSLKDSQVGIKGYYSGGTLASEAAMLLKEAFKDEVPEEKKEAYILKTKHHEIIDLGDDIYTQGRPHPMIDPEKRIEMLETSGNDPETAVIMLDNVIGYGSHDDMANELAPTIKRVLENAKEDGRELAVLATVVGTEQDPQGYQKQIDTLKESGAILCETNDQMVRTAISLVGGKAEQPVLDVQKVEHTPVDLSVDEKIMSLINSNPSVINIGLKSFTEAVKESGSECVQFNWRPIAGGDEKLMKVIQFLNYYEGDTSNGLQNN, encoded by the coding sequence ATGTTATATACAATTATAAAAGAAAACACGTATCAGGATTCTATTGTGTTAATGCTTTTATCAAACAAATTATCTGCAATGGATGGCGTAAACAAAGTATCCATCATGATGGGGACACCAGCTAACAAAGACATTTTCAAATCATCAGGTTTGGGCACAGATGAGTTAGAAAACGCAAACCCGAATGATATTGCCATTGTTGTAGATACAGACCAAGAAGAGAAAGCGGCTGAGGTAGAAGCAGAAGTTGACGCAGAATTAAAAGGTGATTCATCTTCACAAGAAGCATCAAAAGATCAGGAAGCACTGAACTGGAAACGTGCGATGGAACTTGCTAATAATCCAAATTTAGCATTAATCTCCATTCCTGGACAATATGCAGCATTAGAAGCTGAAAATGCGCTGAATGAAGGACTTCATGCCTTTATCTTCAGTGATAACGTGCCTAAAGAAGATGAAGTAAGATTAAAACAGAAAGCACATGAAAAAGGCCTATTGGTAATGGGACCAGACTGTGGTACCGGAATTATTCACGGTCTTCCGCTTGCTTTTACCAATATCGTAAAAGAAGGAGATATCGGCGTTGTCGGTGCTTCTGGAACAGGAATTCAAGAAGTGACAACCATCGTTGACCGTTACGGTAAAGGAGTAACAAATGCTATCGGAACAGGCGGCCGCGATTTATCAACAGAAGTTGGAGCAATTACGGTTTTAGACGGTATCAAAGCGTTGAATGAAGATCCGAAAGTAAATGTGATTACCGTTATTTCTAAGCCACCTGCAGAAGAAGTGCAGCAAAAAGTGTTAAACGTGTTAAGAAACATTGACAAGCCCGTTGTTACACTATTCTTAGGTGACAAGCCTGCTTTCCAAGAAGAAAATATTTATCATGCTTATACACTGGAAGAAGCAGCAGTTGCGTCTGTTCAATTATCTAATGGTGAAAAACCAAACTTTGAACCGAAATTGGTGGAAGATATCAACGTATCTTTAAAAGATTCACAAGTCGGTATCAAAGGTTATTATTCCGGCGGAACATTGGCATCTGAAGCAGCGATGTTATTGAAAGAAGCATTCAAAGATGAAGTTCCTGAGGAAAAGAAAGAAGCTTATATTCTAAAAACCAAGCATCATGAAATTATTGACTTGGGTGATGATATTTATACGCAAGGCAGACCGCATCCGATGATTGATCCGGAAAAACGTATCGAGATGCTTGAGACATCTGGAAATGATCCGGAAACAGCAGTTATCATGCTTGATAATGTGATCGGCTACGGCAGTCATGACGATATGGCGAATGAATTAGCACCGACGATTAAACGAGTACTTGAAAATGCAAAAGAAGATGGGCGTGAGCTTGCAGTACTTGCAACAGTGGTAGGTACAGAGCAAGACCCTCAAGGTTATCAAAAACAAATTGATACGCTAAAAGAAAGTGGCGCTATCCTTTGTGAAACGAATGATCAAATGGTTCGTACAGCGATCAGCCTTGTAGGCGGTAAAGCAGAACAACCGGTACTTGATGTGCAAAAAGTAGAGCATACACCAGTTGATTTATCCGTAGACGAAAAAATTATGTCCTTAATCAATTCCAACCCTAGTGTTATCAATATTGGGCTGAAAAGCTTCACAGAAGCAGTGAAGGAAAGCGGATCTGAGTGTGTTCAATTTAACTGGCGTCCAATTGCCGGCGGTGATGAGAAGTTAATGAAAGTAATTCAATTTCTAAACTATTATGAAGGAGATACATCTAATGGGTTACAAAACAATTAA
- the allD gene encoding ureidoglycolate dehydrogenase: MRVTKQELFDLMKQKLIKAGLNEEAAHDVSDVLTFADYRGIHSHGAVRVEYYAERIAKGGITANPNYTFEQTGPASAVFEGDNGPGHQAAKQAMEKAIEMAESTGVAVVGMKHISHSGALGYFVEMAAEKNMVGLSMCQSDPMVVPFGGTEPYFGTNPIAFSAPSSDERMITFDMATTVQAWGKVLDARSKDASIPDTWAVDASGAPTTNARDVHALVPIAGPKGYGLMMMVDILSGSLLGAPHGVHVSSMYQDLAKGRDLGQIHIVINPAYFTDLDAFKKQVSTMLDELKAQPAAEGYGEIFYPGERARLRSAKYEKDGIDIVDDIYNYLVSDDIHYDRYHGKNRFAE; the protein is encoded by the coding sequence ATGCGTGTAACGAAGCAGGAACTGTTTGATTTAATGAAGCAAAAATTGATAAAAGCTGGATTAAATGAAGAAGCAGCGCATGATGTTTCGGATGTATTGACTTTTGCCGATTATCGGGGCATACATTCTCATGGTGCTGTACGCGTGGAATACTACGCAGAACGAATTGCAAAAGGCGGTATTACAGCAAATCCGAATTACACGTTTGAACAAACAGGGCCGGCATCTGCCGTTTTTGAGGGAGACAACGGACCGGGTCACCAGGCGGCAAAACAGGCGATGGAAAAAGCGATTGAGATGGCGGAATCAACTGGCGTTGCTGTCGTTGGAATGAAGCATATTTCACACAGTGGTGCTCTGGGCTATTTTGTTGAAATGGCCGCAGAAAAAAACATGGTTGGTTTAAGTATGTGTCAATCCGATCCAATGGTAGTGCCGTTTGGAGGGACAGAGCCGTATTTTGGCACGAACCCGATTGCATTCAGTGCACCGTCTTCTGACGAACGCATGATTACATTTGACATGGCTACAACGGTTCAGGCCTGGGGAAAAGTATTGGATGCAAGAAGTAAAGATGCATCCATTCCGGACACTTGGGCGGTAGATGCATCTGGCGCACCGACAACGAATGCAAGAGATGTGCACGCCCTTGTTCCCATTGCCGGACCAAAAGGATACGGATTGATGATGATGGTGGATATTTTATCAGGCAGCCTGCTCGGCGCGCCTCATGGTGTCCATGTATCCTCGATGTATCAAGACTTGGCCAAAGGCAGGGACTTAGGCCAAATTCACATCGTAATCAATCCGGCATATTTCACCGATTTAGATGCTTTTAAGAAACAGGTTTCCACAATGCTTGATGAATTAAAAGCACAGCCGGCAGCAGAAGGCTATGGTGAAATTTTTTATCCGGGCGAGCGTGCTCGATTAAGAAGTGCAAAGTATGAAAAAGATGGTATTGATATCGTGGATGATATTTACAATTATCTGGTATCAGATGATATTCATTACGATCGGTACCATGGGAAAAATAGATTTGCAGAATAA
- the allD gene encoding ureidoglycolate dehydrogenase — protein sequence MTEPLVYVERDRLRTLMKDKLVKAGLPEKQADKTADLLIFADERGIHSHGAVRMQYYSERISKGGYNLNPDLKFEQTGPASGIYYGDNASGHYVSYEATKKAIELAKTSGIGVVGVKEIGHSGAIGYYARQAALEGMVSLTVCQSDPMVVPFGGSEPYFGTNPIAFGAPRKDDEPIIFDMATTVQAWGKILDARSKHKPIPDTWAVDENGAPATDPFKVNALLPVAGPKGYGLMMMVDILAGSLLGLPFGKHVTSMYKDLTEYRRLGQFQIVINPEYFGGKEQFLENISQMVEELHANPPAEGFDKVYYPGEIQNDVMKQYQESGIPVTKDIFDYLESDKIY from the coding sequence ATGACTGAACCATTAGTGTATGTAGAACGTGATCGCCTCCGGACGCTAATGAAAGATAAATTAGTGAAAGCTGGGTTACCTGAGAAGCAGGCAGATAAAACAGCAGACTTACTCATTTTTGCAGATGAACGGGGTATTCACTCTCATGGTGCAGTAAGAATGCAATACTATTCAGAGCGCATATCAAAAGGTGGATATAACCTGAATCCGGATTTGAAATTTGAACAAACTGGTCCGGCATCCGGTATTTATTACGGAGATAATGCGTCGGGGCATTATGTAAGCTATGAAGCGACAAAAAAAGCCATTGAATTGGCAAAAACATCCGGCATCGGGGTCGTAGGTGTCAAAGAAATAGGGCATAGCGGTGCTATTGGTTATTATGCACGCCAAGCAGCCTTAGAAGGCATGGTGTCATTAACTGTATGCCAATCTGACCCTATGGTAGTGCCGTTTGGCGGCTCTGAACCGTATTTCGGGACAAACCCGATTGCTTTTGGAGCTCCTAGAAAAGATGATGAGCCAATCATCTTTGATATGGCGACAACCGTACAAGCCTGGGGAAAAATTTTAGATGCAAGAAGTAAACACAAACCGATTCCTGATACATGGGCAGTAGATGAAAATGGTGCACCTGCAACAGATCCGTTTAAGGTGAACGCATTATTGCCGGTGGCAGGACCAAAAGGATATGGATTAATGATGATGGTTGATATTCTGGCTGGAAGCTTACTTGGATTGCCGTTTGGTAAACATGTTACTTCCATGTATAAGGACTTAACAGAGTATCGCCGTTTGGGACAATTTCAAATTGTCATTAATCCGGAGTATTTTGGAGGCAAAGAGCAATTCCTTGAAAATATATCCCAAATGGTTGAAGAATTGCATGCGAACCCGCCTGCTGAAGGATTTGATAAAGTGTATTACCCAGGTGAAATTCAAAATGATGTAATGAAGCAGTATCAAGAAAGTGGTATTCCGGTTACAAAGGATATTTTTGATTATTTAGAGTCTGATAAGATTTACTAA
- the allE gene encoding (S)-ureidoglycine aminohydrolase: MSYLNHNQGYREGLLETRSVIKKDNYAVITPDGLVNNVVPGFEDCDVTILGSPRLGARFVDYLVTVKNQGGNKTGFAGDGVQSFVYVEYGKINAYADGKKYELTQGGYLYVPPHLQLTFENNNNGEDSRLFLYKKRYQPLEGYTPEIVVNNVNDIKQEAYEGMKEVLIQDLLPKELAYDMNIHILSFKPGASHGYIETHVQEHGAYVLSGRGMYNLDNEWMPVDKGDYIFMGAYAPQATYAIGLDEPFAYIYSKDANRDINI, from the coding sequence TTGAGTTATTTGAATCATAATCAAGGATATAGAGAAGGTTTATTAGAAACACGTTCTGTCATCAAAAAAGACAATTATGCGGTAATCACGCCTGATGGTCTGGTTAATAATGTGGTGCCAGGTTTTGAAGATTGTGACGTAACTATTTTAGGATCACCGCGTTTAGGTGCAAGATTCGTTGACTATCTGGTAACTGTTAAAAACCAAGGCGGAAATAAAACTGGTTTTGCCGGTGACGGTGTACAATCATTTGTCTATGTTGAATATGGCAAAATCAACGCATATGCAGACGGTAAAAAATATGAATTAACACAAGGCGGTTATTTATATGTACCTCCGCATTTACAATTAACTTTTGAAAATAATAATAATGGTGAGGATAGCCGTTTATTTTTATACAAAAAACGCTATCAGCCGCTTGAAGGATATACTCCGGAAATCGTTGTTAACAATGTGAATGATATAAAGCAAGAAGCTTATGAAGGTATGAAAGAAGTATTAATTCAAGACTTATTGCCAAAAGAACTTGCATACGACATGAATATTCATATTCTTTCATTTAAACCTGGAGCTTCCCATGGTTATATTGAAACTCACGTTCAGGAACATGGAGCTTATGTATTAAGCGGCCGTGGAATGTACAACTTAGACAATGAATGGATGCCGGTTGATAAAGGCGATTATATTTTCATGGGTGCTTATGCACCACAGGCAACTTATGCGATTGGCTTGGATGAACCATTTGCATATATTTACTCAAAAGATGCCAACAGAGATATTAATATATAA
- the allC gene encoding allantoate deiminase — protein sequence MDIQSTFEALDKKFTSFGGLEQGGITRLLYSTEWNDAVRELESTFKEEGLEVNFDDVGNLTGRLAGSKYPEETILTGSHIDTVVEGGHLDGQFGILSALIAVKYLKEKYGQPLRSLEVLSLAEEEGSRFPYAFWGSKNFFHLADKADVETIADAEGIKFEDAMRESGFDYRQTDKVRDDIKAFVEVHIEQGKVLETENKTIGVVNGIFGQKRYTINLKGEANHAGTTPMSLRKDTVVAYSEIVNDLTKRAREIGEPLVLTFGHVTPVPNTVNVVPGEITFSVDTRHIDQQTLNDFAKEIEAKIQSVAEANDMSYDINLWMDEAPTLMDEKIINTIEQAAKDNVGDAYKVMPSGAGHDSQIFADFVPTAMLFVPSIDGVSHNTNEETEVKDLVKGIEVLKDVLYELAYKE from the coding sequence ATGGATATTCAATCAACCTTTGAAGCGTTAGACAAGAAATTTACAAGTTTTGGCGGGTTGGAACAAGGCGGTATTACTCGTCTATTGTATTCAACCGAGTGGAATGATGCGGTTCGCGAATTGGAATCAACTTTTAAAGAAGAAGGCTTGGAAGTAAATTTCGATGATGTCGGAAACTTAACTGGACGCCTTGCAGGGAGTAAGTATCCGGAAGAAACCATCTTAACAGGTTCACACATTGATACGGTTGTCGAAGGTGGCCACCTAGATGGACAATTCGGTATTTTATCAGCATTGATTGCAGTGAAATACTTGAAAGAAAAATACGGTCAGCCGTTGCGTTCATTGGAAGTATTATCGCTTGCAGAAGAAGAAGGAAGCCGTTTTCCGTATGCATTTTGGGGAAGCAAAAACTTCTTTCATTTAGCTGATAAAGCGGACGTCGAAACGATAGCAGATGCAGAAGGAATTAAATTCGAAGACGCTATGCGTGAATCCGGTTTTGATTATCGTCAAACAGATAAAGTTCGTGATGATATTAAAGCATTTGTGGAAGTGCATATTGAACAAGGAAAAGTCTTGGAAACGGAAAATAAAACCATTGGTGTCGTAAATGGGATTTTCGGCCAAAAACGCTATACAATCAATTTAAAAGGCGAAGCAAACCATGCAGGTACAACACCAATGTCACTACGTAAAGACACAGTTGTTGCATATAGTGAAATCGTAAATGACTTAACAAAACGGGCAAGAGAAATCGGGGAACCGCTTGTATTAACGTTTGGCCATGTCACTCCTGTTCCAAACACGGTAAACGTTGTTCCCGGGGAAATCACTTTTTCCGTAGATACCCGTCATATTGATCAACAGACGTTGAATGATTTTGCAAAAGAAATTGAAGCCAAAATTCAATCTGTAGCAGAAGCAAATGATATGTCTTATGACATTAATTTGTGGATGGATGAAGCACCAACATTAATGGATGAAAAAATTATCAATACAATCGAACAGGCTGCTAAGGATAATGTAGGGGATGCCTATAAAGTGATGCCTTCTGGAGCTGGCCACGATTCACAAATTTTTGCAGATTTTGTTCCGACAGCAATGCTGTTTGTTCCTTCCATTGATGGTGTCAGCCATAACACAAATGAGGAAACGGAAGTAAAAGATCTCGTGAAGGGAATTGAAGTACTGAAAGATGTACTGTATGAATTAGCTTATAAAGAATAA